From Gimesia panareensis, the proteins below share one genomic window:
- a CDS encoding GNAT family N-acetyltransferase, translated as MSITVSLASPVELSEAAAFLFADAQDSERETQIQQFLKTIGGGQEGQNQVLIAREAGSLLGVGILIFSDSATACLWPPFSERTDCADAILQEMALRIDRSGVSIGQVLLDPVQLNLRRLLTRNGFPHLTNLQFMRHPLTDWQQTSSLQAKQIEAIHFDPELNRQRFLKLLDLTHQYSHDCPALNQVRTAEESLESHRSSGDSDREHWYLFQRNGTDIGVLLLSEHQTDQTWEVVYMGVAPDQRGQGFGSALIRFGLDQACAHKQSALTLAVDHKNSYAIKIYEELGFVRQNTLSVHARLRSPFPEKKPKIN; from the coding sequence ATGTCGATCACCGTCTCACTTGCTTCACCGGTAGAGCTCTCCGAAGCTGCCGCGTTTCTCTTTGCCGATGCACAGGACTCCGAACGTGAGACACAGATTCAGCAGTTCCTGAAAACCATCGGCGGCGGGCAGGAAGGTCAGAATCAGGTGCTGATCGCCCGGGAAGCAGGGAGCCTGCTCGGGGTGGGCATACTCATCTTTTCCGATTCTGCCACCGCCTGTCTCTGGCCCCCCTTTTCCGAGCGAACAGACTGTGCCGATGCGATCCTGCAGGAAATGGCTTTACGGATCGACCGTTCAGGGGTCAGTATCGGCCAGGTTCTACTGGATCCGGTACAGCTCAATCTGCGCAGATTGCTGACCCGGAATGGCTTCCCGCACCTCACGAACCTGCAATTCATGCGGCATCCATTAACCGATTGGCAGCAGACTTCATCGCTTCAGGCCAAGCAGATTGAAGCGATTCACTTCGATCCGGAACTAAACCGACAGCGTTTTCTGAAACTGCTGGACCTGACCCACCAGTACTCGCACGATTGTCCGGCACTCAATCAGGTCCGTACCGCCGAAGAGTCACTGGAATCGCACCGCAGTTCCGGGGACTCGGATCGGGAACACTGGTACCTGTTTCAGAGGAACGGGACCGACATCGGTGTCCTGCTCCTCTCTGAACATCAGACTGATCAAACCTGGGAAGTCGTCTATATGGGCGTGGCCCCTGACCAGCGGGGACAGGGGTTTGGTTCCGCTCTGATTCGATTCGGACTGGACCAGGCCTGCGCACACAAACAGTCCGCATTGACCCTGGCTGTTGATCACAAAAATTCCTATGCGATAAAGATTTATGAAGAGTTGGGTTTTGTCAGACAAAACACATTGAGCGTCCACGCGCGATTACGTTCCCCATTCCCGGAAAAAAAACCGAAAATTAATTAA
- a CDS encoding aldose epimerase family protein, producing the protein MNRWKCCSGLLSVLILMAGCSREKSTPADSAQTTSDKKQTKDAEMNTGSEFQLSVQSEPYGTTADGQEITQYLLSNQKGMSVNIINFGAIVTAIYLPDKAGKSESITLGFNSLAEYEKKGPYFGAICGRYANRIKDGKFTLDGKEYQLAQNNPPSHLHGGESGFDKKVWAAEEFSEKDAVGVRLSLVSPDGEEGYPGKLTLKVVYTLNNDNELKIDYTATTDKPTPINVTNHCYWNLAGAGEGTILDHELLLNCDKYLPVSAEAIPTGELAPVKGTPMDFTSAHKIGERIGQVEGGYDHCWVVNASEKQPAFCARAKDAESGRVMEIYTTEPGVQFYTGNFLDGTPASGGFPKNGAFCLEAQHFPNSPNQPEFPNTILKPGEVYEQTTIHKFSVE; encoded by the coding sequence ATGAATCGATGGAAATGCTGCAGTGGATTGTTAAGTGTCCTGATTCTAATGGCAGGCTGTTCCCGGGAGAAATCGACGCCTGCCGATTCCGCTCAGACCACCTCAGACAAAAAACAAACTAAGGATGCCGAAATGAATACCGGAAGTGAATTTCAACTGTCCGTTCAAAGTGAGCCTTATGGGACCACCGCCGATGGTCAGGAGATAACCCAGTATCTGCTTTCAAACCAGAAGGGGATGAGCGTCAATATCATTAACTTCGGGGCGATTGTGACGGCCATCTACCTGCCGGATAAGGCAGGCAAGTCAGAGAGCATCACGCTCGGTTTTAATTCACTGGCCGAGTATGAGAAAAAAGGCCCCTACTTCGGCGCCATCTGCGGCCGCTATGCGAACCGGATCAAGGACGGGAAATTCACACTGGATGGCAAAGAGTATCAACTGGCTCAGAATAACCCGCCCAGCCATCTGCACGGCGGCGAATCGGGTTTCGACAAGAAGGTCTGGGCCGCGGAAGAATTTTCCGAGAAAGACGCGGTTGGCGTGCGCTTGAGTCTGGTCAGTCCGGATGGCGAAGAAGGCTATCCCGGCAAACTGACGCTCAAAGTGGTCTACACACTCAACAACGACAATGAACTCAAGATCGACTACACCGCGACCACTGACAAACCGACCCCGATCAACGTGACGAACCACTGCTACTGGAATCTGGCAGGGGCCGGGGAAGGGACCATTCTGGATCACGAGCTGTTGTTGAACTGCGACAAGTATCTCCCGGTGTCCGCAGAAGCAATTCCCACCGGCGAACTGGCTCCGGTCAAAGGAACGCCGATGGACTTCACGTCGGCTCATAAAATTGGCGAACGTATTGGTCAGGTTGAAGGCGGCTACGATCACTGCTGGGTCGTCAACGCTTCGGAGAAACAGCCTGCCTTCTGTGCCCGGGCCAAAGATGCGGAATCGGGACGCGTAATGGAAATCTATACGACCGAACCGGGCGTGCAGTTCTACACGGGGAATTTCCTCGATGGTACGCCGGCCAGTGGCGGATTTCCCAAGAATGGTGCCTTCTGCCTGGAAGCACAGCATTTCCCCAACTCTCCGAATCAGCCGGAGTTTCCGAATACGATTCTCAAGCCGGGTGAAGTCTACGAACAGACGACCATCCATAAATTCTCTGTCGAATAG
- the dnaA gene encoding chromosomal replication initiator protein DnaA: MQPTSLAVEGTFCDSAKQPTEAKLGPATTGSDEQSVYRLLAQQVGERGFQNWFAGKVRLKLDGNLLIIGVASPFLLTWMQKKFASQIYATAIACVGPSAEYRLEVDPELAALTDSAPTGEQKSSGQKTLTVSEEAGDRKATAASGNPRNSNPSQKSATFRGRRFADLSTFVTGKSNQLAYLAAIQASEEPGALYNPLFIHGGVGIGKTHLLEGFYRKIRQLYPALNVVYLTAEAFGNYFSKALQERSLPGFRQRFRNVDVLIIDDIDFFESKRNFQEELLHTIKHLESHGRQLVFSSDRHPRLLTKMSEELTTRFLSGLVCRIETPEKELRLEIARQRALKLKTPVTEGALAYVARRFTNNVRELEGAVNCLQTGHLMTGQKVTTSLARQVLADLERDCIRIIKLDDINQIVCSTFGVSESDLKSSRRARNISQPRMLAMFLARKLTQAAYSEIGDYFGGRNHSTVMSAEKQVRKWLENHSSIQVALQEWPTEEIIESLEQQLLAS, encoded by the coding sequence ATGCAACCCACGTCTTTGGCAGTGGAGGGTACGTTTTGTGATTCTGCAAAACAACCAACGGAAGCCAAGCTGGGGCCAGCAACAACCGGGTCGGATGAGCAGTCAGTGTATCGACTGCTCGCACAACAGGTCGGTGAACGTGGTTTCCAGAACTGGTTCGCAGGAAAAGTCAGACTGAAACTGGATGGCAATCTGCTGATCATCGGCGTCGCCAGTCCGTTTCTGCTCACCTGGATGCAGAAAAAATTCGCCTCGCAGATCTACGCGACCGCGATTGCCTGCGTGGGGCCTTCTGCCGAGTATCGGCTGGAAGTTGATCCAGAACTCGCAGCACTCACCGATTCTGCGCCCACCGGCGAACAGAAATCGTCCGGTCAAAAAACGCTGACCGTCTCCGAGGAGGCTGGCGATCGGAAAGCAACTGCTGCATCGGGGAATCCTCGAAACAGTAATCCCTCACAGAAGTCAGCCACGTTTCGCGGCAGGCGTTTTGCAGACCTGTCCACATTTGTCACGGGCAAGTCGAATCAACTGGCTTACCTGGCGGCGATCCAGGCCAGTGAAGAACCCGGTGCACTTTACAATCCCCTGTTCATTCATGGTGGTGTGGGCATTGGTAAGACTCACCTGCTGGAAGGGTTCTATCGAAAAATCCGTCAGCTGTATCCCGCGCTGAACGTGGTCTACCTGACTGCAGAAGCTTTCGGTAACTATTTCTCCAAAGCGCTGCAGGAACGGTCCCTGCCCGGCTTTCGTCAACGATTCCGGAACGTCGATGTATTGATCATTGACGACATCGACTTTTTTGAATCGAAACGAAACTTTCAGGAAGAACTGCTGCATACCATCAAGCATCTGGAAAGCCACGGACGCCAGCTGGTCTTTTCCTCGGATCGTCATCCTCGGCTGTTGACCAAAATGAGCGAAGAACTCACCACCCGCTTCCTGTCCGGCCTGGTCTGCCGCATCGAAACTCCTGAGAAAGAACTGCGTCTGGAAATTGCCCGCCAGCGGGCACTCAAGCTGAAAACTCCGGTCACCGAAGGGGCACTGGCCTACGTTGCCCGCCGCTTCACCAATAACGTGCGGGAACTGGAAGGGGCGGTCAACTGCCTGCAGACCGGCCATCTGATGACCGGTCAGAAAGTGACCACCAGTCTGGCGCGTCAGGTGCTGGCTGATCTGGAACGGGACTGTATCCGTATTATCAAACTGGATGACATCAACCAGATCGTCTGTTCCACGTTCGGTGTTTCCGAGTCCGATCTGAAGTCGTCACGACGAGCCAGAAATATCAGTCAGCCTCGCATGCTGGCCATGTTCCTGGCACGCAAACTGACGCAGGCCGCGTATAGCGAAATCGGTGATTACTTCGGCGGACGCAATCACAGCACGGTGATGTCGGCTGAAAAGCAGGTTCGCAAATGGCTTGAAAACCATTCTTCAATTCAGGTCGCTCTCCAGGAATGGCCCACGGAAGAAATCATCGAGTCCCTCGAACAGCAACTGCTTGCCAGCTGA
- a CDS encoding tetratricopeptide repeat protein: MKTRMFQHILTLTCMGFLWTGCQSTPFASRSDSSSKALAERTPEKEEESAMQKKLKQAMAQERTRARRQRLRDHLQTGTADEQLAGMEASQQQIVQTAAKVEAQALPLSDIQAAAPQADAGSLQQELNQAYDADRAGNLEKAQGYYQRVLAMSPDHFEALHRLAIIEDKKQNYPAAEAYYLQALKLDPTNADLLSDIGYSYMLQGRDDYGEKYLEEALKYQPGHARSLDHLGWYYGRTGRYDQALAMFRKTGGEAQARQKFARLFPGVNPGSATGGQNPISQYPEQVSQYPGNSFAPENSQPGIQPGIQPGIQPGIQPGIQPGIQPGIQPGIQPVGQMQTAPQQPVQYATDGNPQQQTLNSPGSAAMNPTQQIAEMMRREREKAIQARQSAQQLPAISPNPGMTPNPGMTQMRQVTGAVPSVNPLQNMQMQPQPVETPQPVNQSVAQPASEPVQIQAWPPANDPTLSQAAEASQYWSDREQQQLQNRQRAPQAPLTVYQNQAYPQQNVQGYPQNQQQGQNQNPPQGYQPQQPAVRQLMPAPGPQPGQPLYGNQYQTPPGQFPDYRATQKSGTGAGQNSQNDQDLMREVARTGMNMGPGQMFPVTDAAQGQRGGNESPLMSAQMGTSGVIPASAQVPFQNAYGAGNQNSLQPQLGQGMSIGGVRQAGYEYSGQSVGQGNVYHASMPQRFPAQEQPMSSALPQSAMFSTNPAVAPANVRYQNAAGTGGITQAGYQNAAPNPNQQSASPFQWGSQPANSNYQFSDPQRQY, encoded by the coding sequence ATGAAAACTCGAATGTTTCAACATATCCTCACTCTCACGTGCATGGGTTTCCTGTGGACGGGCTGCCAGTCGACCCCGTTTGCCAGTCGTTCCGATTCTTCTTCTAAAGCGCTGGCAGAGCGAACTCCAGAGAAGGAAGAAGAGTCTGCCATGCAGAAAAAACTGAAACAGGCGATGGCACAGGAACGTACCAGAGCACGTCGACAACGATTGCGTGACCATTTGCAGACAGGTACTGCAGACGAACAACTGGCAGGCATGGAAGCTTCGCAGCAGCAGATTGTTCAGACCGCTGCAAAAGTGGAAGCCCAGGCACTGCCCCTCAGTGATATCCAGGCAGCAGCCCCTCAGGCGGATGCAGGAAGTCTGCAACAGGAGTTGAACCAGGCTTATGATGCAGACCGGGCAGGGAACCTGGAAAAAGCGCAAGGTTATTATCAGCGGGTTCTGGCGATGAGCCCGGATCATTTTGAAGCCCTCCATCGGCTGGCGATCATTGAAGATAAAAAACAGAACTATCCTGCTGCGGAAGCCTATTATCTGCAGGCACTGAAACTGGATCCCACCAATGCCGACCTGCTGAGTGACATCGGCTATTCCTACATGCTGCAGGGACGCGACGATTATGGCGAGAAATACCTGGAAGAGGCGCTGAAGTATCAGCCCGGTCATGCACGCTCACTTGATCACCTGGGTTGGTATTACGGACGCACCGGTCGTTACGATCAGGCGCTGGCCATGTTCCGCAAGACCGGCGGTGAAGCACAGGCGCGGCAGAAATTCGCACGACTGTTTCCCGGGGTGAATCCGGGATCGGCAACCGGCGGGCAGAACCCGATTTCACAGTATCCAGAACAGGTATCCCAATATCCTGGAAACTCATTCGCGCCGGAAAACAGCCAGCCGGGTATTCAGCCGGGTATTCAACCGGGTATTCAACCGGGTATTCAACCGGGTATTCAACCGGGTATTCAACCGGGTATTCAACCGGGTATTCAACCGGTCGGGCAGATGCAGACTGCACCACAGCAGCCTGTGCAATACGCCACAGATGGAAATCCGCAACAGCAGACGTTGAACTCACCCGGTTCTGCAGCCATGAACCCGACACAGCAGATTGCGGAGATGATGCGACGCGAACGGGAAAAGGCGATTCAGGCACGTCAATCCGCTCAGCAGTTACCAGCGATCAGTCCTAACCCCGGGATGACACCAAATCCGGGTATGACACAAATGCGTCAGGTGACAGGGGCTGTTCCTTCAGTCAACCCGCTGCAGAATATGCAGATGCAACCTCAGCCAGTCGAGACTCCTCAACCGGTTAACCAGTCTGTTGCACAACCCGCCTCCGAACCGGTTCAGATTCAGGCCTGGCCCCCGGCAAATGATCCGACGCTGAGTCAGGCAGCCGAGGCGTCTCAATACTGGTCTGACAGGGAACAGCAGCAACTGCAGAATCGGCAGCGCGCCCCGCAGGCCCCCCTGACGGTCTATCAGAATCAAGCCTATCCACAGCAGAATGTACAGGGTTATCCACAGAACCAGCAGCAGGGACAGAATCAGAATCCGCCACAAGGCTATCAACCGCAGCAGCCTGCTGTCCGCCAATTGATGCCCGCACCAGGTCCGCAACCTGGTCAGCCTCTGTACGGAAACCAGTATCAGACACCTCCCGGACAGTTTCCTGACTATCGAGCGACACAGAAGTCGGGAACCGGTGCGGGGCAGAATTCACAAAATGATCAGGATCTGATGCGGGAAGTCGCGCGTACCGGAATGAACATGGGCCCCGGCCAGATGTTTCCGGTCACCGATGCTGCCCAGGGACAGAGGGGAGGAAATGAGTCTCCGCTGATGAGTGCCCAGATGGGAACCAGTGGCGTCATTCCTGCCTCAGCGCAGGTTCCCTTCCAGAATGCCTATGGAGCCGGTAACCAGAATTCTCTCCAGCCACAGTTGGGGCAGGGGATGTCAATCGGGGGCGTACGTCAGGCCGGGTACGAATATTCCGGTCAGTCGGTCGGGCAGGGAAATGTGTATCACGCATCGATGCCTCAACGTTTCCCGGCACAGGAACAGCCGATGTCATCGGCTCTACCACAGTCAGCGATGTTTTCCACCAATCCGGCGGTAGCCCCGGCGAATGTCCGTTATCAGAATGCTGCAGGGACCGGCGGTATTACGCAAGCTGGCTATCAGAATGCAGCACCGAATCCGAATCAGCAGTCCGCCTCTCCGTTCCAGTGGGGAAGTCAGCCTGCGAACTCGAATTATCAGTTCTCCGATCCACAGAGACAGTATTAA
- a CDS encoding RNA polymerase sigma factor has translation MQLEMVDKKIEQRETLTSGGAISDARLVEAVRKGDDSAFGELVLRYERRLIRVLIQFVKSPELAEDLAQDTFLKSYERLDQFDTSRRFGPWLFRIGVNQALDYLRKQKRRGWWLLFSDSPSDTPFDPSVPDPRNKIDINQEVQAILEEIPEKYRTVLVLRDLENFSTSEIAAILDRKEATIRWRLAEARNRFQKLWSHRQNVENSMSGKE, from the coding sequence ATGCAGTTAGAAATGGTCGATAAGAAAATAGAGCAACGAGAAACTCTGACATCAGGCGGCGCCATTAGTGATGCCCGTCTGGTAGAGGCAGTTCGCAAAGGCGATGACAGTGCTTTCGGCGAATTGGTCCTGCGTTATGAGCGCCGGCTGATTCGAGTGCTGATTCAGTTTGTCAAAAGCCCTGAACTGGCAGAAGATCTGGCTCAAGATACGTTTCTGAAGAGCTATGAGCGGCTCGATCAGTTTGATACATCCAGGCGGTTCGGTCCCTGGCTGTTCCGGATCGGGGTGAATCAGGCTTTAGATTATCTGCGTAAGCAAAAACGGAGAGGCTGGTGGTTGTTATTCAGTGACAGCCCCTCGGATACTCCTTTTGATCCGTCAGTTCCTGATCCCAGGAATAAAATTGACATCAATCAGGAAGTTCAGGCCATCCTGGAAGAAATTCCCGAGAAGTATCGCACCGTGCTTGTATTACGAGATCTGGAGAACTTCTCCACTTCTGAGATTGCTGCCATCCTGGATCGGAAAGAAGCAACCATCCGCTGGCGGCTGGCAGAAGCCAGAAATCGTTTTCAGAAATTATGGTCTCATCGGCAAAACGTTGAAAATTCCATGTCGGGCAAGGAATAA
- a CDS encoding pilus assembly protein N-terminal domain-containing protein — MYKQNCHGSAFRNYEKRRAQTVMKWATLFFISFTTIAQSAFAQGPAMRQLPPRQAGNQYVPVNQYVPANQYGPAPVQVSAPPAQSYQQPAYQQPVPVSQAPQGVIPIQDAQATTGGPQIQMVQDTGRITRKPLPSQIRSTPGIFDEMEIIIRRSQLIITNSRIRRYAIADPSIIEFVTYSPTEVSIVGLELGTTTLTLWFEGDDTPITYLVHTIQDPSLEGQRRIDYGKLERKIAVLFPNSKVYLIPLSRKIIVKGQASDPTEAANIMNVIRGEVINYEGNLGGPQPNGVGAGYYGGGGYGDGLNGLGNNLYGSSLIVNMLEIPGEFQVMIHVTIAQINRTMMRQLGVDLSVLFDGGRQFLGSTMGGVPSTLTGIFEAGEVNVLINALAENGTTKIMARPTLTVLSGHSASFLAGGEFAVPTIVGVGGAQGTSTTFRGFGTSIVVTPIVLDKDLIRMRIVPEYSQVNDSNSVQGIPGLNSRRAQTTVELREGQTIVLAGLFGHDATTGVTRIPWLGEIPLVGPYLFSSKKSTQGESELLITVTPQLVHPMEEDEVPPYPGHEVTIPHDKEFYKYNMTEGAPDRGVYQLQPYGRGAGQGIEVGYQPFNPSPASPYYPPEQTGTYQQGPVTQPIPQRGGGFPTQPQPMQQPRPVQSHQPLPPPPAPGVSGPQAQSTGFLRRNQGQPGQRRFTQMIKDRFQNSAPEMNSQIQPTGYIDTRLREKSAEPQESQSRFSLFGQGK, encoded by the coding sequence ATGTACAAACAGAATTGCCACGGATCGGCATTTCGAAATTATGAAAAGCGACGTGCTCAAACTGTCATGAAATGGGCGACGTTGTTTTTCATCAGTTTCACGACGATCGCTCAATCTGCGTTTGCCCAGGGGCCTGCGATGCGCCAGCTGCCTCCCCGTCAGGCAGGAAACCAGTATGTCCCTGTAAATCAGTATGTACCCGCGAATCAGTATGGTCCCGCACCCGTTCAGGTTTCTGCTCCCCCCGCCCAGTCTTATCAACAGCCGGCATATCAACAACCGGTTCCCGTGTCGCAGGCTCCCCAGGGAGTGATCCCGATTCAGGATGCGCAAGCCACCACGGGAGGACCGCAAATCCAGATGGTGCAGGATACCGGTCGGATCACCCGTAAACCACTGCCTTCACAGATCCGCTCAACCCCTGGTATTTTCGACGAGATGGAAATCATCATCCGCCGGAGCCAGTTGATCATTACGAATTCCCGAATTCGTCGTTACGCGATTGCAGATCCTTCGATCATCGAATTCGTGACTTATTCCCCCACCGAAGTTTCCATCGTGGGACTGGAGCTGGGCACGACCACGTTAACGCTCTGGTTTGAAGGCGATGATACGCCAATCACTTACCTGGTGCATACGATTCAGGATCCCAGCCTCGAAGGGCAGCGACGGATCGACTATGGAAAACTGGAACGCAAAATTGCCGTGCTGTTTCCCAACAGTAAGGTCTATCTGATTCCCCTTTCTCGCAAGATTATCGTCAAAGGTCAGGCATCTGATCCGACGGAAGCCGCGAATATCATGAATGTGATTCGCGGGGAAGTCATCAACTACGAAGGAAACCTGGGCGGACCTCAACCCAATGGAGTGGGCGCCGGTTATTATGGTGGAGGGGGCTACGGAGACGGGCTGAACGGATTGGGTAACAACCTGTATGGTTCCTCGCTGATTGTGAACATGCTGGAGATTCCAGGCGAATTCCAGGTGATGATTCATGTCACGATTGCCCAGATCAACCGCACCATGATGCGGCAGCTGGGCGTCGATCTCAGTGTGCTGTTTGACGGCGGTCGGCAGTTTCTGGGTTCAACCATGGGAGGTGTCCCTTCCACACTGACCGGTATTTTTGAAGCCGGTGAAGTTAATGTTCTGATCAATGCTCTGGCGGAGAACGGGACCACCAAGATTATGGCTCGCCCGACTCTGACTGTGTTGAGCGGTCACTCGGCCAGCTTCCTCGCCGGTGGTGAATTCGCCGTGCCGACCATTGTGGGCGTCGGAGGGGCACAGGGAACTTCAACCACCTTCCGTGGTTTTGGTACCTCAATTGTGGTGACCCCCATCGTGCTCGACAAAGATCTGATCCGGATGCGGATTGTGCCGGAATACAGCCAGGTGAATGACAGCAACTCCGTGCAGGGAATTCCCGGTCTGAACTCACGACGTGCACAGACAACGGTCGAACTCCGGGAAGGACAGACCATCGTACTGGCTGGTCTGTTTGGTCATGATGCCACAACGGGAGTGACCCGAATTCCCTGGCTGGGTGAGATTCCCCTGGTCGGACCTTACCTGTTCAGTTCCAAGAAATCGACCCAGGGTGAATCGGAGCTGCTGATTACCGTGACACCTCAGCTCGTGCATCCGATGGAAGAGGATGAAGTGCCACCGTACCCAGGGCATGAAGTCACGATTCCACACGATAAAGAATTTTACAAGTATAACATGACGGAAGGTGCTCCCGATCGGGGCGTTTATCAGCTGCAGCCTTATGGTCGCGGTGCGGGACAGGGAATCGAAGTCGGTTATCAGCCATTCAATCCTTCTCCTGCTTCACCTTATTATCCGCCGGAACAGACCGGGACGTATCAGCAGGGACCGGTCACTCAACCGATTCCTCAACGGGGCGGTGGGTTCCCCACTCAGCCTCAACCGATGCAGCAACCGAGACCGGTTCAATCGCATCAGCCTTTACCACCGCCACCGGCTCCCGGTGTGAGTGGACCTCAGGCACAGTCGACGGGATTCCTGCGGAGAAATCAGGGACAACCGGGGCAGCGTCGCTTTACACAGATGATTAAGGATCGGTTCCAGAATTCGGCTCCGGAAATGAACAGCCAGATTCAACCGACAGGATACATTGATACCAGACTGAGAGAAAAGTCGGCAGAACCACAGGAAAGCCAGTCCAGATTCTCTCTATTTGGTCAGGGTAAATAA
- a CDS encoding anti-sigma factor → MYCTQCNGLKSRVALAVGNDLSGEELELLEKQLKNCDQCRAQYEELQKSYSALQQQLDSAPVPSLQDSVWPQVSAKIAARRRKNRPTRFNFLLPTLTTVACCLALLLVTGQPRYETSPYTDAAESIHPSAPVGWMGNDPNLSPVDNTVQNFPGPQWGSSNQLIDNNTNPYGYNLPRLKHDSTNPYNLHSVKF, encoded by the coding sequence ATGTATTGCACACAATGTAACGGTCTGAAATCGCGCGTCGCCCTGGCAGTCGGAAATGACCTGTCCGGGGAAGAGCTTGAGCTACTGGAGAAGCAGTTGAAGAACTGCGACCAGTGCCGCGCACAGTACGAAGAACTACAAAAAAGCTACTCTGCTCTACAACAACAGTTGGACAGCGCTCCTGTTCCTTCTTTGCAGGACAGCGTCTGGCCTCAGGTATCGGCCAAGATCGCAGCCCGGCGGAGGAAGAACCGGCCTACCCGGTTTAACTTTCTGCTTCCGACGCTGACCACCGTGGCCTGTTGTCTGGCACTGCTCCTGGTGACAGGGCAGCCGCGTTATGAAACGAGCCCATATACTGATGCTGCAGAATCCATTCATCCGTCAGCCCCGGTAGGCTGGATGGGGAACGATCCTAACCTGAGCCCGGTCGACAATACCGTTCAGAATTTCCCGGGTCCGCAGTGGGGCTCGTCAAACCAGCTGATTGATAATAACACCAATCCCTATGGGTATAATCTGCCTCGTTTAAAACACGACAGTACGAACCCTTACAATTTACACTCAGTGAAATTCTAA